ATTGAGGCCCCCTTTTTACTGCAAAAcgctcatttttttttccattcaTCCCTGAGCTTTCCTTCCCCGAAGGCCAAATGTGTATTCTTccacaccactgccaccactctgcttcgctctctcccgcGTCCCTGGCTTTTTGAATCATCATCTTTCTTTGCGATTACCTTTATGAGGAAGTAAAGTCGGACaggaggcaaagagaagTATTTAtttcttcgtctctctctctctcgcgcgcgctcttcgtCCTTTTTTCGTGCCTCAGCAGCTCATGTCGTACTCCAAAGTCATGACTGGCAGCACGGCGGTAACGGGTAGCACCAAGTGCGGGACAAAGAGGCCTGGCAATTCATTGGGTACCGCCGCGACGTACGACAAGAGTCAGTACGACATCACCAACGTTACTTGGGGGACTCTAGAATCTCGCTTTGATGAGCTTATCGCGCTCATGGACACCCCCACCACTGGCGTCAATGCGCTAAAGGTGACCGCCGCGAATCGACAGCGTATCGGCAGCGCGATCGCGGCCCTTCTCGACAGGGCTCAAGACGAGTGTCGACAGCTCCTGTTAGACGGGGATGCTGGCGCGGCAGAGAAGGCTGGTGTGCTCGTGCTGCGATTGCGAGAAAGGTTCTACAAAGCGAATCATGTAGAGCTGATTCCCGGCTATCTTCACCTTGCCCGTACAATGCAGTTTCTGAAGCGATACGGAGATGCGGAGGATATGCTGTCGCTTGCGCAGTACATTATGCTGAAGCACACCGACGAGGTCACAGTAACCATGAAGGCCGACCTGCACCAAGCATTCGGGCTCCTTTATGCGGCGGACAGCAAActggaggcagcggtgcagcagcttaGCCGAGCAATCTACTACCTCTCGCTCCAGCACGGGTCGCGACACGTTCTCACTTCATTCAGCTACTTTGATCTCGGCAACGTCATGGCGGCGAAGGCGAGCATGGAGAATGCAATGGCACTTTACGACGCTGTGAAGGAGATATGGTATGCACACTTGGTTACCGCGCTCACAGACGTCGTGGCACGCCGCAAGGATATGCAAGCACAGCTGAAGTACACCGAGAACATACCAGCCCAGGAGCTGCGACAGGCTTGCTACGCCACAGCGCATGCCTTCGGCAGCGAGAACTTGGCAGATGCGTCAAAGATGCTGCATGGCATCTCTCGTATTCAGCAAAAGCGTTTCCACAACGTCCACCCCAGTCCCGTGCGAGCAGAGTTCATCCTGGGCCTTTTTCTTCTATGGACGGACAATGAGtcagaggcgcagaggcaccTGGTGGCTGCCCGCGCCGGCTCGCAGCACTTCTACGGCCCGCGCCACCCAGTCGTACAGGAGATCGAAGGCTGGTGCTCAAAGTTTGAGCTGGCTTACGAGACTACCGAAGACAATCTAGCCAAAAGTGAAGATATACCAATCGTGGAGGCAGGGTCGAAAAtgcacagcgacagcgctgaaGCTTCACATTCATGATGAAAGGCAGCAGGGAAACACTGACACGGGCATCATACCTTCGTCGTTTCTCCTGTCGTACGTCGAAGGTgcggcgcgcctcctcgctggTGTGCCGCGCTCAGCTCCCTTACATCGTTGCTCAGCCAACTGTCTCTCACAGCTCTACAGCAACTCCCGCCCTCTGCTCTTGCTTCCTATCTTTGTGGGTTGAACCAAAGAGATTacttgcgctgctgtgttgtgttgtgtgtgtgtgtgtgtacgggTGTCCGCTGGTGTTTGTACAACTCTGTTTTCAcacgcactctctctctctctctcttcgatGTAACATACTCGCCGAAGTACGATGCACGTCTCAAGGGCTCGATGGTGTTGGTGTTGCTATTTggctctccttttcgttgcATTTCCTTGTCATGGCCGCCGTCCTATCTATACTATCAGAGCAACGGAAACACAAGCGCAGAAGGCGCCGCCtagtgggggaaggggtacGCGTTTACAGCGTCTTTGGATGCTTGGAGGGTCCGACGCGAAGGTATGCGATTGCGGTGGTGGGACTACACACAGAACGAGAAAAGATGCGGGAGGGGTATGGCAAACACTGTCATCATAGACTGCGCTTCCCTATTCGGTTTTATCCTCCATTTCCCTCGTTTTTTGTGGTCACTGCACCGAcccgctctcccccttctacTTACTCGCACATAGCCTCATGCGTTGAGCTGCGCTAAGAGAGCACTTTACGAGCACACCTTTTCATCattccctctcctcgtcccTCTCTTACCCGCCTCTTCTGCTCCTGCCTACGATCAATTTTTGACGGCGCCCCTGCAGTAGTAGTTCTTATCGTACAACTTGTTGCCCTGTCTGGTACTCCTCCGACTTCTTCGCTCTTCCCTTCCTTTACTCTTTCACATCCTCGCCCACACTCGATCGCCGTTTGTCGCACTCGCGCCTTCGTTTCGTTTTTCTCAGCCTTTTAGTAGCATCTGTGTCAGAGCACGCCACCATGTCTGTCGACAAGCTCTACGACATTCAGTTCCAGCTGAAGTTTACGGCAAAGCAGTTTCTCAAGAATGCTAGCCGCTGCGAAAAGGAGCAGAAGCAGGAAATGAACAAGTGCAAACAGGCAATGGAGAAGAACAACATGGAAGGTGCCCGCATCTATGCCCAGAACAGTATACGCAAGAAGAACGAGGCGCTCAACCACCTGCGCCTGTCAGCCCGCATGGATGCCGTCGTGTCCCGACTAGACACCGCTATCAAGATGAAGATGGTGACCAAAAATATGGGCCAGATGGTAAAGGGCATGGAcaaggtgctgcagtcgaTGGACACCACCAAGATCAGCAAGCTTATGGACACCTTCGAGCAGCAGTTTGAGACGATGGATGTCACCTCTGCCTACATGGAGAGTGCGATTGGCCAGAGCACCGCGGTCACTACGCCGGAGGACGAGGTGAACAACCTCATGGCTCAGGTCGCGGATGAGCACGGCCTGGACATCCGTGAGCAACTGAACGGCGACCTCCAAATCAAAAACGCCAACCTCACCTcgcagaaggaggagaagcaggtcgaggaggacgagtTGGAGGCAAAGTTCGCACAGCTTCGCGGGCGATGAGGCAGCGCGgccgaagaagaagaaaggtgCCTTGGGATCCTGTATGTGTGCAGGGCGACACCAAGATGCACGCAGATGAACGCTAGAAGCGAGGAACAAGTAGACCTtagcagacacacacacacgcttcttttctctgctctccacGATGTACGGAAGCGTTGCATGACCGACATGAGTGCGGTACGAAGCAATCTCAGTGTGGATGTGGCGGGGTAGTTCCACCACCCCTTTTCGTCTCATGTGCCCGCTGTCGGTGCCACTTTCATTTCTGCTCTTTCGGCCGCTTGCCGAGTGAGCTGTAGTGCTTGATAGGACTGCGCACGGGGAGCGCGTGGAGGTGAAGTAGTGGCAAAGAGCCCACaacaaaaatgaaaagaagcgaaaatAAAGATTTGTGTGGCATCGTGTGACACTCAAAGCACAACAGGAAACAAAACTGCTCTGCTTAGGCATGGGTTGCCAGTGTACTCTTGCTGATGTCTTCTCGATAGCCCtgttctctcgctttctctctctctctctccacgctgcagtggaggctttgttttgttgttttATCGGTTGTTGAGCATTTCTACGCGTGCTGATGCGTAGGTAATGATATATTACGTTGCTACGTCCTTGTTTTACTCTGACCACTTCGCACACTTGATGTTGTTGACAGTATAGCGGGTTCTCTCATATTCATCTCTTCGTTGTGCTATACCATttctgtgtttctctctgttctgGTTTGTTTCCTTCATTTTCTCACTGTCAACTCGCTTTGTCTGCCTCTtactcctctttcttttctgtttcgtCTGCCTCTCGATGTGTCCTCGAGCTGCAGTATTGTGTTCACGTTTCGGGCGGTTGCCTATCGGCAGGGCCATGCTACCCAGTCTCAGGTACGCGTGAGCGGGAGTCACACACGACCCGACACAAGTACGAATTCCCCAAGCAGACAGACTGCGCCGGATCGCTGTCTTGCATGATTCTTTCTCTCTAtctgctctttttctgtggGTAGGCACCTGTGTGCTTCCCTAGGCGAAATAAGTGCTGTACAGGCATGTGCACTTTTTGTTGCTTGTCGAGCTAGccttctgctcttctctaTTGTATCCACCCACGACTCAAATGCGCACAGGCGCTTTACCGCATTTGActcggcctctctctctctcgtgtttcAGCACAGCGGTGACAATTCCCTTCTGGAGAAGCTCCTGAGAAACAGACGAACGCATAGCGGTGCAACGCTGTGTGCCattgcttctttttctccttcgcctgtTTCCTCGTCGTGTTTGACCCTCGTCTCCTCCCGAGTGCAGGTACctgtggtgtggtgtgtgtggtcttCTCAAGCGGTCCACCCCCCACTCCTCGCAACAACGGGGGCGGTGCACAAGTTGCCTTTGGAGCTCTTTATTTGGTGACTGGCGCTCTAAGTCTACAAGAGTAATGACCCCCTCCAATGAAAGAAAACGAATGAAAAGCGCAGCGTATATCTATATATAATGTCCTGCTAGTTTTTCCTTCTACTCCCTTccacttctccttctctcctcggGAAGGCATGCGCACCTCCTTTGGCCTTCATCCACTCCATCCTCGGTagagagaggcaaacacacacacgcacacacacgcacaaaaaTAAAGAAATAGTCTCACTCTAGCTTAGGTATCTGGTAGAGGAAGTAACGACAGAGAATACGACGCGACTCGACAACCTTGATAGATCGTGTTTGAACGAGAGGGTGGTAAATCTTACGTGACCCGCCATCATTGCGTGTTGACAACGAAGAAAGAACCTACTCGGTGGCTTGGACCGGTGtctcctctgctcttctctgctttgtatgtgtgtatgtgcttCTCGGACCCATTTTTCGTATGTGCAGCTATtgctcgctgctctccctctcgctctcttcgcttcaCCATTCTGTCGCTCTCATTGGATTTCACtaggcagagggaggagggtaAAAAGTCAGCCCTTCTCggctgcctctctcaccgCCTGACGTATTCTCGTCATTTTGACATTGTGGGTGGTACGCCTCCACTTGTCTATCGTTCTCCCTGGTGACCGCGTGCATCTCCATGCGGCTGAGGTTTCATTCCTCTttgccctctctgcctctcgcgCTTTCTTGTACGCGATTTGGTTTGTAATTGCCACAGGGTACTCGCGGAAAGAAGCACCAAgtgaaaaaagagaaagaagaagcTTTTTTTAAAAGCTAGTTTGACTAGCCTCAATTTGTGTCCGAGTGTGGTTTGGCGCGAGCGCTGAAGTGGGCGTGTGAGAAGCGTGAGTTCTTCCGTTTCCTTTCTTCCTGACAGCCACGCATGTGCACACGGAGCGACTATATACTATTTGTTTCCCTTGTTACAAACTGGTCTGTGGCACGCCTCATTTGTTGTCTTTTGACTTTGGCTCTTTAATTtcgctctctgtctcctAGGCTTCCTATACTACTTCACTGTGCGACTGGTCCTTCATGCAGGTGAGTCGCAGGCACATGCAGTGGACACCGCTGATCTCGTCGCGTGATCGCCGGGTGTCTCCGGTTGTGCGGTTTCGCAGTCCTCGTGTGGAGACGGTGGTGCGGCCAAAGGCAGTACTTACAACGCTTACTCTGCTTGGAGTCATCTATACGGCCAGCATCAGCGGTGGCTATGGTCTTGAGGAGTCCGTCAGGGCTGGCGGCCCGCTGCTGTCcatcctctttctctgcctcatCCCGTTTGTGTGGGGCATTCCCGTATCGCTGTGCGTGGCGGAACTCTCCTGCGCCATCCCGTCAAACGCTGGACCGATCATGTGGGTCAACTGTGCCTTTCCATCTTGGATGACGTTCATGACGGTGCTGTGGACGACCTTTTTAAATTTTGTAGACAATAGCCTGTACCCCGCTGTCTTTGCGGATTACTGCGCTACGTTGTTTCATCTCGGCTGGGTGGAAAGCGCACTCCTGAAGATCGCCTTCCTGTGGACGTGCGCCATCATCAACATCGTCGGCTTCACGCTTGTTGGCATCTTCAGCGTCAGCATCATGCTCATTACCATCGTGCCTTTCATTCTTATCTTCCTGCTGCAGCTACCGAAGGGCCTCAACTGGACGCGCATTACTTACATTCCGGACTACATCAACTGGGCCGCGTTTCTCCCCGTGGCTGCATGGAACTTCTCCGGATTCGACTCTGCCGGCAACGTCGTTGAGGAGGTGCAAAACCCGAACCCGACCTTCATCCGTGCGCTCATCCTCATGATTATCGCGGCGCTGGCCACCTACATCCCACCGATTCTGGCTGGTGCTTCCGTCGAGGAGCTGGCCAACGTCCCTTTCGAGCAGTGGGGTGACGGCTTCTGGGTGAAGGTCGGTGAGGCGGTCGGCGGGACCccgatggcggtgatggtcATGGTCGGTGGCGCCATCTCGACAATTGGGCTCATGACCACCCTTCTGGCGACAACATCGCGATCACTCGCGGGAATGGGAACGCTTAACGCGTTTCCGTCGTTTTTTTCCAAGTGGCTGGAAAAGTACTCAGAGACTTATAAGACTCCGGTGCACGCCATCCTCGTCAACACCACTATCACATGCACTTTGTCCGTCTCTCTAACCTTTCAAACACTGGTGCAGATCGACCAGGTACTCTACGCATTGCGCCTCATCGtcattctctcctccttcgtgAAACTGCGTTTCACACAGCCGCTACTGGAGCGTCCGTACTGGGCGCCCGGCGGCAAGACTGCTGCCGTTCTGTGGGCCGGTGTCCCTATCACCTTCAGTTTGTTTCTCATCTTGATGGCTATGACAGGTGGACCGCTCATCTTCTACAGCAGCGTCTTCCTCATCGCCGGCACGGCTGTTGTCTCCTACGTCACCGTCCGCTTGTTCCGCTCCGATGGCTTTGAGGGGTCTCTGGTCGAGGAGTACGAAGAC
This DNA window, taken from Leishmania panamensis strain MHOM/PA/94/PSC-1 chromosome 34 sequence, encodes the following:
- a CDS encoding hypothetical protein (TriTrypDB/GeneDB-style sysID: LpmP.34.4270), whose protein sequence is MSVDKLYDIQFQLKFTAKQFLKNASRCEKEQKQEMNKCKQAMEKNNMEGARIYAQNSIRKKNEALNHLRLSARMDAVVSRLDTAIKMKMVTKNMGQMVKGMDKVLQSMDTTKISKLMDTFEQQFETMDVTSAYMESAIGQSTAVTTPEDEVNNLMAQVADEHGLDIREQLNGDLQIKNANLTSQKEEKQVEEDELEAKFAQLRGR
- the AAT11 gene encoding amino acid permease, putative (TriTrypDB/GeneDB-style sysID: LpmP.34.4280); this translates as MQWTPLISSRDRRVSPVVRFRSPRVETVVRPKAVLTTLTLLGVIYTASISGGYGLEESVRAGGPLLSILFLCLIPFVWGIPVSLCVAELSCAIPSNAGPIMWVNCAFPSWMTFMTVLWTTFLNFVDNSLYPAVFADYCATLFHLGWVESALLKIAFLWTCAIINIVGFTLVGIFSVSIMLITIVPFILIFLLQLPKGLNWTRITYIPDYINWAAFLPVAAWNFSGFDSAGNVVEEVQNPNPTFIRALILMIIAALATYIPPILAGASVEELANVPFEQWGDGFWVKVGEAVGGTPMAVMVMVGGAISTIGLMTTLLATTSRSLAGMGTLNAFPSFFSKWLEKYSETYKTPVHAILVNTTITCTLSVSLTFQTLVQIDQVLYALRLIVILSSFVKLRFTQPLLERPYWAPGGKTAAVLWAGVPITFSLFLILMAMTGGPLIFYSSVFLIAGTAVVSYVTVRLFRSDGFEGSLVEEYEDADRSTYGTLLEMELSEWRFLHQRHTFIDGPSHTDVSRLRA
- a CDS encoding TAX-1 flagellar protein-like protein (TriTrypDB/GeneDB-style sysID: LpmP.34.4260) — translated: MSYSKVMTGSTAVTGSTKCGTKRPGNSLGTAATYDKSQYDITNVTWGTLESRFDELIALMDTPTTGVNALKVTAANRQRIGSAIAALLDRAQDECRQLLLDGDAGAAEKAGVLVLRLRERFYKANHVELIPGYLHLARTMQFLKRYGDAEDMLSLAQYIMLKHTDEVTVTMKADLHQAFGLLYAADSKLEAAVQQLSRAIYYLSLQHGSRHVLTSFSYFDLGNVMAAKASMENAMALYDAVKEIWYAHLVTALTDVVARRKDMQAQLKYTENIPAQELRQACYATAHAFGSENLADASKMLHGISRIQQKRFHNVHPSPVRAEFILGLFLLWTDNESEAQRHLVAARAGSQHFYGPRHPVVQEIEGWCSKFELAYETTEDNLAKSEDIPIVEAGSKMHSDSAEASHS